A single window of Labrus mixtus chromosome 23, fLabMix1.1, whole genome shotgun sequence DNA harbors:
- the LOC132958073 gene encoding sialoadhesin-like: MQLTPVCLMLSCLRVSPDRSQFSRYDSISLSCEDLLNSTAWKVKRNTSRSGVTTCTFGWGSNPAGSTCFIGNIYPSDSGTYWCESDSGERSNTVNITITERPVILISPALPVPEGAGVTLGCRHEADASVQRFHFYKDGRSVGSSSSTGEFTLSVSKSDEGLYTCGVPGGGESDGSWLAVEAPPPPLPPSSSPSPALPAAPCPLSVSRLLCHLMAGAPYLLSTILLGLIVRDRKRAARTDAERGGGDDVVVMETVA; the protein is encoded by the exons ATGCAGCTCACACCGGTCTGCCTCATGCTCT cctgTCTGCGGGTCAGCCCCGACAGGTCCCAGTTCTCCAGGTATGACTCCATCTCTCTGAGCTGTGAGGACCTGTTGAACTCCACGGCTTGGAAAGTGAAGAGGAACACGTCGAGGAGCGGAGTCACCACCTGCACCTTCGGCTGGGGCTCCAACCCGGCCGGCTCCACCTGCTTCATCGGAAACATCTACCCGTCTGACAGCGGGACGTACTGGTGTGAGTCTGACAGCGGGGAGAGGAGCAACACGGTGAACATCaccatcacag AGCGCCCCGTGATCCTGATAAGCCCCGCCCTCCCCGTACCGGAGGGGGCCGGCGTGACTCTGGGCTGCAGACACGAGGCCGACGCCTCCGTCCAAAGGTTCCATTTCTACAAAGATGGCCGCTCCGTCGGCAGTAGCAGCTCCACGGGGGAGTTCACTCTCAGTGTTTCCAAATCGGACGAAGGACTCTACACGTGCGGCGTCCCCGGAGGCGGAGAATCAGACGGCAGCTGGCTCGCTGTTGAAG ctcctcctcctcctcttcctccatcttcGTCTCCATCTCCAGCTCTCCCCGCAGCGCCGTGTCCGCTGTCCGTCTCCAGGTTACTGTGTCACCTGATGGCGGGCGCTCCTTACCTGCTGTCCACCATCTTACTGGGACTGATCgtcagagacaggaagagag cAGCTCGGACggatgcagagagaggaggcggCGATGACGTCGTTGTCATGGAAACGGTTGCCTAA
- the LOC132958068 gene encoding butyrophilin subfamily 3 member A2-like: MTGTFPVFGFYFFSEQREEDRSGFLWVMSPRALIGAALLLCFTGGSSVGVLSQTVQALAGGDVILPCSFNANGSEDFPTTVEWSKDGLHPNVIFLYRDRCETHEMKNPTFEYRTSLVTRELKNGNVSLRISNVQLSDAGTYRCMRLWRNAPRDITTLELLVGAVSEPRLSFTSAESGGLALQCEADCWHPVPDITFLDHQGNEISAADEQRKVQDGRGCSTVTRRLTLQEATKRVTCRVDQPNTKQTRTTETLIPDGCMRSCFRTAGICAGGTLCLLLAPCGLALFFWKRRGKSGGFRVSRQSSDQSAARGSFENQSFLQAVTVDNMENLSREVADLKRKLQDAIRQLEVVSRAPLISSFGDLTASGAPEPTPRERSIVSNPEVLNITAYLPPSADTSKKNRYSLDSRLMSSSLARYAPDASSRRRRHSSVLPRAFKLHSGLQEESQPFM, from the exons ATGACAGGAACGTTTcctgtgtttggattttatttcttttctgagcagagagaagaagatcGAAGTGGTTTCCTGTGGGTGATGTCTCCTCGTGCTCTCATTggagctgctctgctgctctgtttcacAG GAGGGTCCTCGGTTGGTGTTCTGTCACAGACGGTCCAGGCTCTGGCAGGCGGGGATGTCATCCTGCCCTGCAGTTTCAACGCCAACGGCAGCGAGGACTTTCCAACAACGGTGGAGTGGTCCAAAGACGGCCTGCATCCAAACGTCATCTTCCTGTACAGGGATCGCTGTGAGACTCACGAGATGAAGAATCCCACCTTCGAGTACAGAACGAGCCTCGTGACGAGAGAACTGAAGAACGGAAACGTCTCTTTGAGGATCTCTAACGTGCAGCTGTCTGATGCGGGGACGTACCGGTGCATGAGGCTGTGGAGGAACGCCCCGCGGGACATCACAACACTGGAGCTACTCGTCG GGGCGGTTTCTGAGCCAAGACTCTCCTTCACGTCAGCTGAGAGCGGAGGCCTGGCTCTTCAGTGTGAAGCCGACTGCTGGCATCCTGTACCTGACATCACCTTTCTGGATCATCAGGGAAATGAAATCTCTGCTGCTGATGAACAGAGAAAAGTTCAAGATGGCCGAGGATGTTCCACAGTGACACGACGATTGACTCTCCAGGAAGCGACCAAAAG GGTCACCTGCAGAGTAGACCAGCCCAACACCAAGCAGACCAGAACCACAGAGACCCTCATACCAG ACGGCTGCATGAGATCCTGTTTTCGAACCGCTGGCATCTGCGCCGGAGGAACCCTTTGTCTTCTGTTGGCTCCGTGTGGATTGGCTCTCTTCTTCTGGAAGAGGCGGGGCAAATCTG GTGGATTCAGAGTGAGCAGGCAGTCTTCAGATCAAAGTGCAGCTCGGGGTTCCTTTGAGAACCAGTCGTTCCTGCAGGCCGTCACCGTTGACAACATGGAGAATCTCTCCCGAGAGGTGGCCGACCTCAAGCGGAAACTTCAGGACGCCATCCGCCAGCTGGAGGTCGTCTCGAGGGCTCCGCTCATTTCTTCTTTTGGCGACCTAACAGCGAGCGGCGCTCCAGAGCCGACCCCCAGAGAACGCAGCATCGTCAGCAACCCCGAGGTGCTGAACATCACCGCGTACCTTCCTCCTTCAGCCGACACCTCGAAGAAGAATAGGTACAGTTTGGACAGTCGGTTGATGAGTTCATCTTTAGCTCGGTACGCTCCGGACGCTTCCAGCCGCAGGCGTCGACACTCCTCAGTGCTTCCACGCGCTTTCAAACTCCACTCGGGTCTCCAAGAAGAGTCCCAGCCCTTCATGTGA